From Moraxella sp. K1664, one genomic window encodes:
- a CDS encoding integration host factor subunit alpha, whose translation MATLTKADMVDHLTIRLRMTRQDARKLVDTFFSEISQSLADGKEVKLSGFGNFELKDKKSRPGRNPKTGEVIPVKARRVVTFKAGQKFRRQIDVK comes from the coding sequence ATGGCAACCTTAACCAAAGCAGACATGGTAGACCATTTGACCATTCGCCTGCGTATGACTCGCCAAGACGCTCGCAAATTGGTGGATACCTTTTTTAGTGAGATTAGCCAAAGTTTGGCGGACGGTAAAGAAGTCAAGCTCTCAGGCTTTGGCAACTTTGAATTAAAAGACAAAAAGTCCCGCCCCGGTCGCAACCCCAAAACAGGGGAAGTTATCCCTGTCAAGGCTCGCCGTGTCGTTACCTTTAAGGCAGGGCAAAAGTTTCGCCGTCAAATTGATGTGAAATAA